ATCCAAATGATAAACCGCACAGAACACCAACTAAAGAGTAATATGGTGTTGACAACGCTAGGACCTGGCCACTGTGACTTACACATACTAGAACAGCCCTTagaagacaaacaaacagaattATTAGAGGAAACAGGCTACCAAGTTTTAGTGAAAACTGAAGGAAGTGATGACTTTATGTCGGTTGATGAGGACATAGATGTGGTCAATGAACATGAGAACAATGCAGACAATATCAAAGATGAGTTTGTAACTTCTAATGATGAAGACATATCCGACTATAGCATTATGGTGGAAGCAAGAGCAATGGATGAAGCTCTTTACAAAGCTCTCAATATGAAACATAATATGAGTGCAAATGTCGAGGTGAGATAGTTTTCCATTATTATACAGTTTCATCAACTTGTAAGTTCATAATCATATGTTACCTTGTTTACTAGTGGAGGGGaatgaatttttgaaataaaaattgtttaggCGTGACTTGAGAGATAGCTTGCAGATTATTTTCAGTGGAAATAACATTCACACGTCACTTCCGCtgaaaatggccgccaaactGATCAGTTGTTTTGAGGCTGCCATCTTTTATTGATGTGGTATCAagtcgtagatagaataataggtagatttaagtactgtgtaaccgcgagTGTATgagacgtaacgatgaataacacgacaattattaccattgtttagtagtcaatatttgtattaaccgatcaacaatatttgtattaaacgttttttatgtgaaaacaagaaaataactcatgagaaatacaattactccacgaattctcaaagtttatatcgcaactaaagttgcatgccttgtatgtaagttgtatgtattcttgaaaaaaaccagtaacacgataagggacaaaaaatgggttagctgcgtctctgtttatcacattagtaactttatctgtgctctctttttagtgtgaatgagaaagcaaacgttcctgtatctacctattaCTACTACCTACACCTATTACTGTATCTACGTATCAAGTAGTTAGTGCTATTCTTGTTCTTCTTGGTGATTAGCGGCTGTGCAGGGCTCTTCCAGAGTCCAGACCCTGTATCACGTTAACCGTTGCCGATCTATTGTGATCACCCCTATGTTATAGTTCCCGTTCAATACTGATTGCCGTCAGGAACAGCAGCAGCTTCTTGGCCGACATGTTATTTAGTTACTGGCACCAATTccattgtctttctctaaactaaatctgtatccttttctttttaacaatgctaaaaagggacagaacatgaactttacatttaaagactcaaaattttagtgcacgctacaaatttaaacagtaggctcgcgactgtgcgctaaattcatgggttttaccatctaaaaataaaatttaaaactgtcaaactgcgtctgtccttttcatattacattagtaagaagagtatgcgaatactctaaaattaggttgtgctcagaatcagtataaTTGCCATACATTTAAATCTTAACCTATTAgttttaacattaaaaattgAATCCCTCTCAATGTTAGTTCAATGATCAATCGTGTGTTAAAGTtacactattttttattttttttggcaGAATGGTGACAGTGATGCTGAATGTGACACGTCACAAGTATGCAAGCCTCATACAGCTGTAAGCTCTAGCACTTCACACTCTTCACTCATCACTGGGAACAAGTCAGTATAGCTGcccagtataagtcccgcaaattgctaatgcgcgtgaccgccattttagtgacgtcagcactagactgaagtttcttaaacgtttccgtctgttgtgcgttcaTCGCCcgtccccgccgaagtcttctctccagccatccaagctcgctccagaaggcgaatagaccgcccaggttgccgagggcttcatggagtgaggttggGGAACCCAAATGCGTTTGCGTTGTTCTGtcacgcccgtgcactctaggagcacgtgcgccggtgtttcatcgacctccatgcaggccctgcacagaggactgtcggtgacacctataacgaaaaggtgtttctttagtgggctatgccctgttattagtcccaccaccttccagGCAGAGTAGTTTGATAGTTTGTTGTTTGTCTATGTTAGGAAAAGCCTCTTTGGCTACAGTCTGTTGTGTTAGTCCATTGTTGGGAATgctcttttagtgttagttcatgcaaccttTACATTTCGggcattatgctgagctgtacacccattcggggtggtgtcacagatgaacaTGTTACATttatactttgtttttatctgtgacaccaacaacaaataaatgcattttctttctttctttctttcttcttttcaaccaggttttatactcactgaagggtatgggtacGATACTCTCATACTAGTATCAGAAATCATAATACTCTTTTCCTTTCTCTAACCTGCAGTACAGCTACTTGCTGGCTGGTGGCTCCCCAGTACACTCTAGATACATTCTGATTATTTCACAGGCAGGCAGGCCCCAGCCCTTCGGCACATTCTGCTCAGACCTTAGGTGAGATACAGCATTATTTATCATTTGacattttacacatttataacaataggcctcataagaaagctcagagtcactcagcgggcgatggagagagctatgtgcggagtttctttacgtgatcaaatcagaaatgaggaaatccgtaggagaactagcgtaaccgacatagctcaacgggttgcgaagctgaagtggcaatgggcagggcacatagttcgtaaaaccgatagacgttggggtcccaaggtgctagaatgacgacctcgcaccggcagacgcagcgttggaagacccccactaggtggacggacgacatcagacgagtcgcagggagccgcttgatccaggcggcgcaagaccgtggcgtgtggaagtccctgcaagagacttatgtccagcagtgaacgtctattggttgatgatgatgatgatgatgacatttatgaacaaggaaataattaaaatgtttcaTTTCAGTCGTTCCTCTGCCCGCGAGTAACGAAATGAAAGTGCCTCCAACTGAAGAAGCCGACACAACCGTCAGTGGCCGTAACAACAAATTAACAGATTGTTTTGTCAAATTAAATGATGTTTTCTCTAACAAAGTTAGACCAAGACGAGACGGAACAGCTGTTAGGTCTTGTTTAAATCAAAACATTGTATCTAAACATATCCCTTATCAGGCAACAAGTCACGATGACGTCTCTACAACAGAATATGTTGAACCAGACACTAATACAGTACAAGTAATTGTATCGAAAACTGTACAAAGTAAAACTGATTGTTTGAAGAATGTCATTAATATACAATGTTCGTTACGAAATAGTTCACACACTGAGGCAAGAGGGTTCATTTGTGATTTTTGTCGAAAAATATTTACACGAAAAAGTCTCATCGTTAAACACATAAACACTCACGCTAAAGTAAGACGGTTCACTTGCAAGATTTGCCAGTACAAATGTAAATATTCATGTCATTTGAAGAGGCATATTATGCAAATTCACACTGGCGATAAGCCATTTTcttgtaagttatgcgattacaaatgtacaataAATAGTAgtctagtgaggcacatgagaacccacactgggataaaacctttctcgtgtaagttatgcaattacaaatgtacaacaaATGGTAgtctagtgaggcacatgagaactcacactggaataaaacctttctcgtgtaagttatgcaattacaaatgtacaacaaATGGTAgtctagtgaggcacatgagaacccacactggaataaaacctttctcgtgtaagttatgcaattacaaatgtacaacaaATGGTAgtctagtgaggcacatgagaacccacactggcaTAAAACCTTTCGCGTGTAAATTATGCAATTTCAAAAGTACTACAAATAGCCATCtagtgacgcacatgagaacccacacggGTATAAAACCTTTTGCAtgtaagttatgcaattacaaatgtacaacaaATAGTAGACTAGTgtcgcacatgagaacccacacggGTGTAAAACCTTTTGCAtgtaagttatgcaattacAAATATACAACAAATAGTAGTCTAGTgtcgcacatgagaacccacacggGTATAAAACCTTTTGCAtgtaagttatgcaattacaaatgtacaacaaATAGTAGTCTAGTGttgcacatgagaacccacacggGTATAAAACCTTTTGcgtgtaagttatgcaattacAAAAGTACTACAAATAGCCATCtagtgacgcacatgagaacccacactggtataaaacctttcgcatgtaagttatgcaattacaaatgtacaacaaatagtaatctagtgacgcacatgagaacccacactggaaTAAAACCGttctcgtgtaagttatgcgattacaaatgtacaataAATAGTAGtctagtgaagcacatgagaacccacactggaataaaacctttctcgtgtaagttatgcgattacaaatgtacaacaaatagtagtctagtgaggcacatgagaacccacactggtataaaacctttcgcgtgtaagttatgcgattacaaatgtacaacaaACAGTAGTCtagtgacgcacatgagaacccacacggGTATAAAACCTTTTGCAtgtaagttatgcaattacaaatgtacaacaaATAGTAGACTAGTgtcgcacatgagaacccacacggGTATAAAACCTTTTGCAtgtaagttatgcaattacAAATATACAACAAATAGTAGTCTAGTgtcgcacatgagaacccacacggGTATAAAACCTTTTGCATGTGAGTTATGCAATTTCAAATGTACAACAAATAGTAGTCTAGTgtcgcacatgagaacccacacggGTATAAAACCTTTTGCAtgtaagttatgcaattacaaatgtacaacaaATAGTAGACTAGTgtcgcacatgagaacccacacggGTATAAAACCTTTTGCAtgtaagttatgcaattacaaatgtacaacaaATAGTAGACTAGTgtcgcacatgagaacccacacggGTATAAAACCTTTTGCAtgtaagttatgcaattacaaatgtacaacaaATAGTAGACTAGTgtcgcacatgagaacccacacggGTATAAAACCTTTTGCAtgtaagttatgcaattacAAATATACAACAAATAGTAGTCTAGTgtcgcacatgagaacccacacgggtataaaacctttcgcgtgtaagttatgcaattacaaatgtacaGCAAATAGTAGTCTAGTgtcgcacatgagaacccataCTGGCGATAAGCCATATTCCTGTAAGATATGTGAATACAAATGTGCACATAAAAGTAGTGTAATGAAGCATATGAGAGCTCACACTACCACTGGTGAATTGCCTTTATCATGTTCGTGAGCCGCATGTCTCACTCCGCCGCCGGAGGAGGCTCAGGAGAAGCTCAGGACAACAGACAGCGAGTGGTGTGCTTTGTGTAGAGTGTATGTTGGAGGGTCTGGGTGTGGCGCTTTGGGAACCATTTAGCGCAAGTTAAATCTACTCGATTGTAGAACGGTGAAGTATTGACGCACACTACAATAGTCTCTGTGTGCTTGAGCGTTGAACCATTCCCAAGAACCATTTTGATacttgtttagggttccgtacctcaaaaacaaaaacggaacccttataggatcactttgttgtctctgtctgtctgtctgtcaagaaacctacagggtacttcccgttcacctagaatcatgatatttagcaggtaggtaggtcttatagcagacaaggggaaaaaatctgaaaaccgtgaatttgtggtaacatcacacaaaaaaaattaaattgtggtcatgaactaaaattagtattttcaatttcatagtaagataactatatcaagtggggtatcatattaaaggcCTTCACCtgtccattctaaaacagatttttatttatttttatgcatagtttttgaattatcgttcaaaaaaattttttatttacctaccataaagcaccattataaaatggcagctttattgctactaccatctagcctatgggctaataagtaatattattctagcttaaacttctactgatgattaatttttaaatctaatttacagtccaataactgtccttagtttattctaacacgtacagTACagtatgttcttgtgacctagaaaaatcgtcaaaatgtcgaaaaaatacgagtatattacggaaccctcgttgcgcgagcatgactcgcacttggccggatttttacgattatgatattattttgttcataataattaagtaaaaaaatgGCAAGTTAATTTGTAATTAGATACTTAGGTATCGGGAGTTCAATCCCTGTCGTCCAAAATTCAGCCAAgcgcaagtcggactcgcacacgaagggttccaaaAGGTTTATAGCTATGATGTTAATGAAGACGCTACATAATATTCGTCAGAAAAGTAATTGTAAAAATGAGAGTGTagccctgccagacgcccttaaagttttaccctctaacaaataaacctggaatagcggtggaatagttatacctactctgttttgtctttctctgtcatcagtaatttgacatttgaaggcaaaagacaaaacagagtataactattccaccgctattccaggtttatttgttagagggttaaagtttaagagtgtctagcagggggttgccacgatactaggTGTCAtgcaatgcatgacgtcatttctaatactattccaaagaaagtttttttacgcctttgttacctgttacctcccaaagccactatgatccaaacttcatagtcgctgatcattgGTCCCTATTGATGATTGAGGTTGATGGTTGAGGACAATATTCAGAGGaacttacagcttttataaaataacgaaggtctggcacgcgctggctcttactCCATTAGGTACTTGTTAGGCCGAACAAGATCGTCCTAGGCTAACTTAATACTATATGTCAACGCATATTAAAAGTTGATAGTGCACACGTAGCATATTATGAAATTAGTGTAGATCGTGCCTAAATATTATCTATGGTCAgaaattgtacctatattagaaatgtcaaaataaaccgttacatacacacactctccgctgaaaagtacgttgtttcattgttccttctccgaacctaaaaattagaagatctgcctatcgggtcttcggtgttagttcaaataactaacatAGTGGCGACCGTGACAGGACACCTGAGAAGGAAGAAGCCAAGCCATCCAGCGAGAGAATCATCGCCGTTGacgccagccgggacgccaatcgtttcgcagcatcaggttcaacgcaaatcatcgtcgttgacgccagccgggacgccaatcgtttcgcagcatcaggttcaacgcaaatcatcgtcgttgacgccagccgggacgccaatcgttTCGCAGCATCAGGTTCAACGCAAATCACCATCGTTGTAgccagccgggacgccaatcgGACCGCAGCATCAGGCACAACGCAAGCAACCATCGTTGacgccagccgggacgccaatcgtACCGCAGCATCAGGCTCAACGCAAGAAGACGTCTGAAGCCATCGCCGGGACGCTGATCGGACCCGCAGCATTTGGGCTCAGACAGAGGGAGCACTTTCTACGCCGGCAACAACGAGGCCGGACCAATATTTCAGATAAGTGTCCTATCCCACATAAAACACAACACATTCATCCAAACATCCATAATTCCATTTCACAGCCACCTAATTCATACATCCATTGCTCCATAATCATCCGTACTTCACGCACTATTCAAAGGGCCATACCACTTTGCACAATCAatcacaaaattcaaaatttgcaCGTTATTCGTCACTTCATCCGTTACGCATtagccgtacctacctactcattactTCATATTATCATAATTCATACGATTTTTAACTGGCGCGTGCACTTATTGGAGCTGCGCGGACGACTGGAAACCGGTTCATGTTCATCGGTTGGACGACAACTTCAAGCGACGTGCATAGGTAACGTACCTAGTCATAGATAGATATacgttttacttattattttgcagCGATCTTGCGGCTACCGATAACAAACCAGTTTTTGTTCACCTACAGCTGTTATAATAACGCTTCAATATGTCTCTgaaagaattaattattaaacgcAGCAGCGTGAAAGGGCGcgttactaaatttaaaaactatatttcTAAGATTAATAAGCTTTCAGTGTTAGATTCATTGGAATTAGGcgaattaaaacttaaattagGTAAAATTGAGTGCTTAGCTACTGAGTTTAGTGACGTGCAAGGTCAGATTGAATCGTTAAGCGGGGATACATTAGATGCCGAACTAGATATTCGCGAGGAGATCGAAAATGAATTAGACAGCGTGACTTCGTTAGCTCAGGACATTCTGTCGCGTAATTCGAAGGTTCCGTGCTTTGAAGACGCGCACAGTAGTTCTTCGGGGCAAGAACTAGGCGTCTCACAAGGCATTGGGTTCAAATTACCTCTAATTCAAATCTCGAAATTTGACGGAACAGTTTTTAAATGGTTAGAATTTCGAGATACTTTCCGGTCTCTCATTCATGATAACGAGCACATACTACCTATCTATAAGTTTCATTATTTAAACTCGTATTTAGAGGGAGATGCCGCGCGTGTTATATCCAATCTCGAAGTTTGTGCATTGAACTACAAGAAGGCTTGGAGTTTATTATGTGAACGTTATGATAACAAGAGGCAGCTAATTAGCAATCACCTCAACGCCTTATTCAATATCGAAACTCTGTCCCGCGAATCGGAACAGTCATTGCGTTCATTAGtagataatgtaaataaaaatctacgtGCGTTAGCGAGTCTTGGCCAGCCCGTTGATAAGTGGGATAGTTTAATAATACATATGGTTAGTTCTAAATTAGACAGCCATACTAGTATGAAATGGGAGGAGCATCGAAACTCGTTGAGTGATATGCCAACGTTAGATGAATTTCATAAGTTTTTAAAGGAGCGTGCAGATGTTTTGGAAtcatttaatcaaaataaaactcaaaacAAACGTGTTTCGTCTAATGCCGCGCCAATCGCGAGCAATAGTAATAactataacaaaaatataagacaaaataaatctttttcgtATGCTGTTCAATCGGGATACAATAATGCAGATAGAAATCGCGCTCGCTGTGTAGTTTGCAAGCTTGACCATGCAATCTACAACTGTCCTTCATTCTTAGCCAAAACCCCTGAACTCCGGATAGCCGAGGCTCAGAAGCTGAAGCTATGTCTGAACTGCTTAAGGTCAAACCATCGAACTCGTCAATGCTTTTCGAGTCGTTGTAGGGAGTGCAGAAAACCACATTCTACCCTGCTTCACAAGCCCACAGAGGAGCCCTCTGCACCCACAGTTCAGAATTCCGTCGATGAACTTAGTGTGAACCTAGCTAGGCAGGCAACTTCTCACGTCATGTTATCCACCGTGATGGTAGAAGTTCTGAACCCTCTAAACTCCAAGACTGAAGTCATTCGCGCGCTTCTAGACTGTGGAAGCCAGTCTAGCCTTTTGACAAAGCGCGTCaaggaaaaattaaatttagaggcGATACCCACTAATCTCACCgtcgtaggtataggtaacaaTTCAAATAATCACGTTACCGAGAGGTGTTTGGTTAGGTTTAACTCATTGCAAGGCGACTATCATGCAAGTTTGTCTTGTTTTATTATGCCAGAATTAACGGCGAATAttccaaaaataaatatagaataCAAGCTATTTAGTCTCCCCGAGAACATTCAACTCGCGGACCCTAATTTTTGCAGCCCTGCGCCTGTAGATGCGCTTTTAGGGGCCGACCTATTCTGGGATGTAATAGGTAACACCGTCAAATCATTAGGTGACGGAAAACCATATCTGTGTAACTCACGATTTGGGTGGGTTATTTCCGGTCCTATTTCATTAAATTGTGACCCTAAACAAATTAATTGCAATTTTGCATCCAGCGAATCGTTCGACGATCGCTTGGATAATCAAATAGCCAAATTTTGGGAGCTAGAAGAGTTGcctcaaaaattattattaagcgATAGCGAGAAGGCATGTGAGCAGCATTTTAAAACTCACACTACTCGCCTAGAATCAGGTCGATTTTGTGTTAGAGTACCTCTTAAAGATTCACCCACGACCTTAGGAGATTCATTTAGACAagcaaagaaaagattttttaatctaGAAAGGCGATTTCGTAAGCAACCTGAACTAAAGCAAGAGTACGCTGCTTTTATAAAAGAGTACCTAGATCTAGGTCATTGCTCCGAGCTTCCTAGATTTACTTCAAAATCAGGCTATTTCCTGTGTCATCATGCAGTTTTTAGGACTAAGAGCGAATCAACCAGGCTGCGCGTCGTGTTTGACGGAACAGCGCCCTCTAGTAACGGAATTAGCATCAACAGTTTACAGCTAATAGGGCCTACTATTCAGGATTCTCTTTTCTCCATAATATTGAGATTTCGATTGCATAAATACGTGCTCACCGGAGACATCGAAAAGATGTATAGGCAAATCGAAGTTAACGAGAAGGATCGAAATCTTCAATTGATTTTGTGGAGGGAAGACGAGTCTCAGCCTCTTCGTGCATTGCAGCTGAATACCGTGACCTATGGCTTCGCCAGCGCTAGTTTTTTGAGTACCAGATGCCTGTATCAGCTAGGTGAAGAGTGTACAGATGGGTCCATAAAAACGATAATTCAACGCGATTTTTATTATGATGACCTTCTAACTGGAGCTGACACAGAAGTCCAGTTAGCTTAcattttgaagtcagttcagACTACATTAAAGGATGGGTGCTTTAATTTGAGAAAATTCAGATCCAACTTACCTAGCGTCTTCCAAGACTCAAACTTAAACTTAGAAGACAATCTTTGTCTTAGCAATTCTACAAGTGCGTTAGGTTTGGGTTGGGATCCAAAACTTGACGTATTAAACTTTTCATGTCAGTCCCCTTCCGAACAGGGCGAAATTACGACCAAGCGCCAAATAGTTTCAAATGCCTGTAAGATTTTTGATCCGCTAGGGCTTCTCTCCCCCGCGACCATAAAATCCAAAATATTGATCCAAAAACTATGGATCCTCAAGGTAGAATGGGACCAACCCGTCCCCAGCGATATATTAAAAGAGTGGCAGCGAACGCGAGCAAATATAGACATTCTATTCACGATAAAAATCCCGCGAAATGTACTCTGTGATAATTACGTTAAAGTCGAACTTCATTCATTTTGCGACGCTTCTATAAGTGCGTACGGCGCTTGCATTTATTTAAAATCGATCGACGCGTCAGGTAGGCCGAGCGTTCATTTATTGTGCTCAAAGTCGAGGGTAGCTCCGGCCGGGAAGCCTATGACGATTCCTCGTCTAGAGTTGTCCGCAGCTCAGCTCGCAGCTAGACTTTGCGTTGCGTGCCTAGACTCAATTCGCCTACCTATATCTAACTGCGTACACTGGTGTGACTCAAGCATCGTACTCAGTTGGATCAACACGAGTCCtagcaaattaaaaatgttcGTAGCAAACAGAGTTGCGGAAATTTGCGAAAATACACAAGGCACATCTTGGCGTCACGTGCCTACAGATCTGAACCCCGCGGATATGATATCTAGGGGAATCGATGCTATTCACTTAAAAAATTCCGAACTCTGGTGGAACGGCCCTGAGTTCCTACTTATGGAGGAAAATCAGTGGCCTATTAATATTAATCTTAAGGCTGTCGACGAAACTTTACCCGAATTAAAAACTCACTCAGCTACAGTTACTATTGAACCAGAATTGCTCAAATTCGAAAACTAttcaaactttaataaattgaaaCGCAGCTTCGCGTATGTACTAAGATTCATAAATAATTGTAGAAACCCAGGCGCAAGGCGCACGGGCAACCTAAAGTTATCGGAATTAAATGAATCGTTTTTGCAACTCGTTATTTTTTGCCAGCAAAGTTCCTTTCAGAACGAATATaactgtattttaaaaaacttacctaTCAGTACAAAAAGCAAACTCTCATCCCTCAGTCCCTTCCTAGATAAAAATAAGGTCATGCGTGTTGGAGGAAGGCTCGATTCGTCCAAGTACAAATACGAAAAGAAGCATCAAATCATACTAGACGGAAAACATCCTCTGACGAAGTTATTATTCCGTTACGAGCACACGCGTCTATTGCACGCGGGGCCCCAGGCGCTACTGTATTCTATAAGAGAAGCTGTGTGGCCAATGGGGGGAAGAGTTTTAGCTAGACGCACGGTCCACGATTGCGTAATTTGCAGGCGTCACCAGGGTCATACTATGACTCCCTTAATGGGAAATTTACCTGCTCAGCGGGTGACGCCCGCATTTCCATTCCAGACCGTCGGCATTGACTTCGCGGGTCCGTTCTCGATATTGAATAAAAAGGGTCGAGGTGCAAAAACTTCTAAAGCCTACTTATGTCTTTTTATCTGTTTCCGCTATAAATGCGTGCATTTAGAAGCCGTGAGTGACCTGTCTAAAGACGCCTTTGTCCTCGCTCTTCGAAGAATGATCTCAAGGCGCGGAAAACCAGTCGAAATTTTCTCTGATAACGGCCGAAATCTGGTATCTGCTGCTAAAGAAATTACTCAATTCTTAAAATCCAATCCCGTCATTTCTGACTTTGCAGTTGACGAACAGATAAAATTCTCTTTTATCCCCGCATACGCCAAACATTTCGCGGGAATCTGGGAAGCTGGAATCAAATCCGCTAAGCATCACATTAAAAGATATTTGGGACATAACAATCTGACTTTTGAGGAATTAAGTACTCTTTTTTCGCAAGTGGAGGCTATACTGAATAGTCGCCCCTTATATCCCATGTCTGCCTCTCCTGACGATCTTCTCCCTCTTTCCCCAGGACACTTCCTGATTGGACGGCCGCTGACTGCGCTGCCGTCACCTAATGTCGAAGACTTCAGTTCCAACAGCCTCGACCGCTACTCGAGGCTGGAAAAGGTGCGCCAGCAGTTTTGGCGTCGCTGGCAAAGAGACTACATCAGCGAACTTCAACAACGCACCAAGTGGCGCACGAACCGAGGAAAGCTGAACGTGGGAGATCTCGTGCTGCTGCAAGAGGATAATATCGCACCCCTCAACTGGCGCCTCGGCAGAGTCACTGCTCTGTTCCCAGGAACTGACGGCATCTCCAGAGTCGCCGATATCCGAACCGCGAGAGGAGTGGTGCGCAGGGCTTTGACTAGCATTTGCCCTTTGTTTTCTCCAGATGAGCTTGTTTCTTCTTAAACGAGACGTTTAAGAGGGGGGAATTTATGTCAACGCATATTAAAAGTTGATAGTGCACACGTAGCATATTATGAAATTAGTGTAGATCGTGCCTAAATATTATCTATGGTCAgaaattgtacctatattagaaatgtcaaaataaaccgttacatacacacactctccgctgaaaagtacgttgtttcattgttccttctccgaacctaaaaattagaagatctgcctatcgggtcttcggtgttagttcaaataactCTTATCAATTTTTGATCAATATTTTGGATTGTATGGTCGCGGGGGAGAGAAGCCCTAGCGGATCAAAAATCTTACAGGTATTTGAAACTATTTGGCGCTTGGTCGTAATTTCGCCCTGTTCGGAAGGGGACTGACATG
This portion of the Maniola hyperantus chromosome 22, iAphHyp1.2, whole genome shotgun sequence genome encodes:
- the LOC117992699 gene encoding uncharacterized protein: MSLKELIIKRSSVKGRVTKFKNYISKINKLSVLDSLELGELKLKLGHFLIGRPLTALPSPNVEDFSSNSLDRYSRLEKVRQQFWRRWQRDYISELQQRTKWRTNRGKLNVGDLVLLQEDNIAPLNWRLGRVTALFPGTDGISRVADIRTARGVVRRALTSICPLFSPDELVSS